The sequence below is a genomic window from bacterium.
AGCCGGGATGATCTATCGTCCTTTTCAACGCAAAGGGAGAGACCGTTATGTTTACAGGTGCCTATACAGCCATTGTCACGCCGTTCAACACGAACGGGAGTGTGGATTACGATAAACTGCGCGACTTGATCGCCATGCAAATCGCGGCCGGGATCGATGGCATTGTCCCGGTGGGCACCACCGGGGAGTCCCCGACCGTGGACGTGGAAGAGCACGAGAAGATCATTGAAGTCACCATTGCCGCCTGCCGCGGCAAAGTCAAAGTCATTGCCGGCACCGGCGCGAACTCCACGTCCGAGGCGCTGGACCTGACCCGTCACGCCCTGAACGCCGGTGCTGACGGCACCCTTCAGGTAACGCCCTATTACAACAAGCCGAATCAGGAAGGCTTATATCGCCACTTCTCCGCCGTGGCTGACCTGGGTCTGCCCGTCGTGTTGTATAATGTCCCCGGCCGCTCCTCCCTCCAAATCGACGTGGCGACCATTGCCCGTCTTGCCAAGCATCCGAAAATCGTATGCGTCAAGGAAGCCGGCGGCAGCGCCGATCGCGTCAGCCAGATCCTCAGTGCCTGTAATATCACCGTCCTGTCCGGGGATGACTCCCTGACCCTGCCGATGATGATCCTGGGCGCCAAGGGGATTATCAGCGTGGCCTCCAATATCGCACCCAAGCCGGTGGCCGACATGGTTCATGCCGCCGCGGCCGGACGCTGGGATGAAGCCCGCGCCCTGCACATGAAATACTACCGGCTGTTCACCGATCTCTTCGTTGACACCAATCCGATTCCGATCAAGGCCGCCATGGCCATGGCCGGCATGATCGAGGAGACCTATCGGCTCCCCCTCTGCGAGACTTCCGATGCCAATAAGAAAAAACTGGCCGACTGTTTAAAGCAGGTCGGGATTCTCAAGTAAACAGGGTCAGGGGGCTGGGATCTTTTGTTCAAGCGCCTCGATAATGGCCGCAGCAAAACCGCCGGCCGATTGGGGGCCATCTGCGGTGATAAGGTTGCCATCACGGACCACGGGCTGATTCTGAACCAGCGCACCCGCCTTTCCCAGCGCGGGCTTGATGGATGAAAACCCTGTCACCTTAACGCCCTTCAACACCCCCGCATGGGCCAGCGTTTCAGGGGCAACACAGATGGCGCCCAGGACTTTACGATAAAGAACGGCGTCTTGTGCCAGCCGGTGGGCAATGGGATTGTCGAAATAGATCTGGGCGCACCCGCCACCCACAAACACAATGGCATCGAAACGGGTGGCGACCACATCCTCAATCAGCATATTGACTGACACCGTTTGCCCCAGCATCCCTTTGGCCTTTCCAAGTTGCGTGCTGGCAACAACCACCTCGGCCCCTACCTCCGTCAGGGCGGCATAAGGCTTGAAGAACTCCTCATCCCGGAAATCACGGAAGGCAATGACCATCACCACTTTCCTCCCCATTAGTGTCTTCACATCCGGCTCCTTTCCAAAACCAATCCCTCCAAACAGAATCCCCAATACAATGATCATCCCAGGCAACCAAAGTTTCATGGCACACACTCCTGCTTTGCTTTACACGGTATTGAATACAGAACTTTTGACAATCAGGGATTCCCTGATTCACACACAAGATTAACCCGATACCGGTTAATCATTCACCCTGATGATGCCCCGCCAGCATCCCGCAGGCGGCATGAATGTCCTGCCCTCCACTGTACCGTCGGGCCACCGGCATCTTGAGATGTAACCGGAGGGCATCCCTGAAAGCCTCCAATTCGGCAGGCGGGGGCGGCAGAAATCGACCGCCGGGATCATTGACATCGATCAGATCCAGCGTCAACGGGATCCCCCGCATCAGCTCGGCCAACTGAACCGCATCTTCCTCCCGGGTATTGAAGCCTGAAATCATCGTCCAAGCCAAGGTGACCCGTTTCCCTGAAGTCAGTTGGTAGTCGCGAATGGCTTCCACCAGTTCAGCAAGTGGATAGGTCGCCTCCACGGGCATCAGGTTGCGCCGCCGGACGGGATCCGCACTGGTCAGCGACACCACCAAACGGAACGGCCACTGGTCGATGGTGAAACGCCGGATCCCGGGTACGATTCCGACCGTTGAAATGCTGATGGCTTTCCCGGAAATCGCCATGCCACAGGGTTCCGACAGAATCCGGGCCGCCCGGATCACCGCCTCATAATTGAGCAGGGGCTCGCCCATCCCCATAAATACCACCCCGCGTACCGGATGCTCCGAGTCGGCCTGAATCCGGACCACCTGATCCACAATTTCCCAAGCGGCCAGATTACGTGAAAAGCCCTGCCGGCCCGTCGCACAAAAGGCGCAGCCCATGGCGCAGCCGGCCTGGGAGCTGACGCACACGATCACCTTCTCATCCCCCGGCCGGTTCAGGATCGGAATGCAGACCGCTTCAAACGACTCAGGGCCGTCCCCGGAAAACAGGTATTTCGCAAACCCATCACGGGGCGAGACGACCTT
It includes:
- a CDS encoding DJ-1/PfpI family protein — encoded protein: MKLWLPGMIIVLGILFGGIGFGKEPDVKTLMGRKVVMVIAFRDFRDEEFFKPYAALTEVGAEVVVASTQLGKAKGMLGQTVSVNMLIEDVVATRFDAIVFVGGGCAQIYFDNPIAHRLAQDAVLYRKVLGAICVAPETLAHAGVLKGVKVTGFSSIKPALGKAGALVQNQPVVRDGNLITADGPQSAGGFAAAIIEALEQKIPAP
- the dapA gene encoding 4-hydroxy-tetrahydrodipicolinate synthase: MFTGAYTAIVTPFNTNGSVDYDKLRDLIAMQIAAGIDGIVPVGTTGESPTVDVEEHEKIIEVTIAACRGKVKVIAGTGANSTSEALDLTRHALNAGADGTLQVTPYYNKPNQEGLYRHFSAVADLGLPVVLYNVPGRSSLQIDVATIARLAKHPKIVCVKEAGGSADRVSQILSACNITVLSGDDSLTLPMMILGAKGIISVASNIAPKPVADMVHAAAAGRWDEARALHMKYYRLFTDLFVDTNPIPIKAAMAMAGMIEETYRLPLCETSDANKKKLADCLKQVGILK
- a CDS encoding radical SAM protein encodes the protein MPILLKDLTALELHAALAPLGVSLHLARQLQAAAVRRDEIPDALHAVSPKLLERVRQEIRLPRLTMLNKVVSPRDGFAKYLFSGDGPESFEAVCIPILNRPGDEKVIVCVSSQAGCAMGCAFCATGRQGFSRNLAAWEIVDQVVRIQADSEHPVRGVVFMGMGEPLLNYEAVIRAARILSEPCGMAISGKAISISTVGIVPGIRRFTIDQWPFRLVVSLTSADPVRRRNLMPVEATYPLAELVEAIRDYQLTSGKRVTLAWTMISGFNTREEDAVQLAELMRGIPLTLDLIDVNDPGGRFLPPPPAELEAFRDALRLHLKMPVARRYSGGQDIHAACGMLAGHHQGE